The Bifidobacterium eulemuris genome includes a window with the following:
- the rpoB gene encoding DNA-directed RNA polymerase subunit beta has protein sequence MNARADSREIELHKASDRVNFGSIKEPIDVPYLLGVQTDSFDWLIGADRWKKRVEEDIENGTNTVPHISGLDEVFQEISPIENFAQTMSLTFSDPYFEEPRHTVQECKEKDYTYSAPLYVNAEFENGDTGEIKSQTVFMGDFPLQTPHGTFIIGGTERVIVSQLVRSPGVYFDRQQDRTSDKEVFGAKIIPSRGAWLEFEVDKKDQPQVRVDRKRKQSAIVFLMAIGMSKSEIASAFKDYPLVLDALEKETLETQEEALVDLYRKIRPADTPTPEAGKNLLDSFYFNTKRYDLARVGRYKINRKLGLETDYNDRSLHQEDIIATIKYLVTLHDGKTSFPGKRDGQDVDLRVDVDDIDHFGNRRIRQVGELIQNQLRTGLSRMERVVRERMTTQDAEAITPQSLINIRPVNATIKEFFGTSQLSQFMDQNNPLSGVTNKRRLSALGPGGLSRDRASMEVRDVHPSHFGRMCPIESPEGPNIGLIGSLATFGRVNPFGFIETPYRKVVDGHVTDEVEYMTADRDLDHVIAQANQELDADGNFVKAEALARVGEEEAVDVPVSQVDYMDVSPRQMVSLGASLIPFLEHDEGHRALMGTNMQRQAVPLIESERPLVGTGSEWRAANDSGDVIKAEKDGVVTYVSADIIRTMNDDGTQSSYKLAKFQRSNQTTCYNQRPIIKDGERVEAGTVLADGPAIEKGELALGKNLLIAFMPWNGYNYEDAIIISQRIVQDDTLSSIHIEEYEIDARETKLGAEEITRDLPNVGEDAVANLDERGIIRIGAEVEAGDILVGKVTPKGETELTPEERLLRAIFGEKSREVRDTSLRVPHGETGTVIGVKEITREDAEDDGDELPNGVNQMIRVYIAQHRKITVGDKLSGRHGNKGCISRILPEEDMPFLADGTPVDIMLNPLGVPSRMNLGQVLELHLGWIAHSGWDISLDPNMEAEWKKLIPAGAEKAEPGTPVATPVFDGVRPEALEGLLSTTLPNRDGDRLVGPDGKATLFDGRTGEPFGKPISVGYMYMLKLHHLVDDKIHARSTGPYSMITQQPLGGKAQFGGQRFGEMEVWALEAYGAAYTLHEMMTTKSDDVDGRVRVYGAIVKGDNLPPAGIPESFKVLLKEMQSLSLNVEVLNAEGVAIDMKDEDDDPVSSSDDLGFNIGARPDASAKEDQIVDTPEYQ, from the coding sequence CCCCGATCGAGAACTTCGCCCAGACCATGAGCCTGACGTTCTCCGATCCGTATTTCGAGGAACCCCGCCACACCGTGCAGGAGTGCAAGGAGAAGGACTACACCTACTCCGCGCCGCTGTACGTGAACGCCGAATTCGAGAACGGCGACACCGGCGAGATCAAGTCCCAGACCGTGTTCATGGGCGACTTCCCGCTGCAGACCCCGCACGGCACCTTCATCATCGGCGGCACCGAGCGCGTCATCGTCTCGCAGCTCGTGCGCTCTCCGGGCGTGTACTTCGACCGCCAGCAGGACCGTACCTCCGACAAGGAGGTCTTCGGCGCGAAGATCATCCCCAGCCGCGGCGCGTGGCTTGAGTTCGAGGTGGACAAGAAGGACCAGCCGCAGGTGCGCGTGGACCGCAAGCGCAAGCAGTCCGCCATCGTGTTCCTGATGGCCATCGGCATGAGCAAGTCCGAGATCGCCTCCGCGTTCAAGGATTACCCGCTGGTGCTCGACGCGCTGGAGAAGGAGACCCTGGAGACCCAGGAGGAGGCCCTGGTCGATCTGTACCGCAAGATCCGCCCGGCCGACACCCCCACTCCGGAGGCCGGCAAGAACCTGCTCGACTCCTTCTACTTCAACACCAAGCGCTACGATCTGGCCCGCGTCGGCCGCTACAAGATCAACCGCAAGCTCGGTCTGGAAACCGACTACAACGACCGTTCCCTGCACCAGGAAGACATCATCGCCACCATCAAGTACCTGGTGACGCTGCACGACGGCAAAACCTCCTTCCCGGGCAAGCGCGACGGCCAGGATGTGGACCTGCGCGTGGACGTGGACGATATCGACCACTTCGGCAACCGCCGCATCCGCCAGGTCGGCGAGCTGATCCAGAACCAGCTGCGCACCGGCCTGAGCCGTATGGAGCGCGTCGTGCGCGAACGCATGACCACCCAGGATGCCGAGGCCATCACCCCGCAGTCCCTGATCAACATCCGCCCGGTGAACGCCACCATCAAGGAGTTCTTCGGCACCTCCCAGCTGAGCCAGTTCATGGACCAGAACAACCCGCTCTCCGGCGTGACCAACAAGCGCCGTCTGAGCGCTCTGGGCCCCGGCGGTCTGAGCCGCGACCGCGCCTCCATGGAGGTGCGCGACGTGCACCCGTCCCACTTCGGCCGCATGTGCCCGATCGAAAGCCCCGAAGGTCCGAACATCGGTCTGATCGGCTCGCTGGCCACCTTCGGCCGTGTGAACCCGTTCGGCTTCATCGAGACCCCGTACCGCAAGGTCGTCGACGGCCATGTGACCGACGAGGTCGAGTACATGACCGCCGACCGCGATCTCGACCACGTGATCGCCCAGGCCAACCAGGAGCTCGACGCGGACGGCAACTTCGTCAAGGCCGAAGCCCTCGCCCGAGTCGGCGAGGAGGAGGCGGTCGACGTTCCGGTCTCCCAGGTCGACTACATGGACGTCTCCCCGCGCCAGATGGTCTCCCTCGGCGCCTCCCTGATCCCGTTCCTGGAGCACGACGAGGGCCACCGAGCGCTGATGGGCACCAACATGCAGCGCCAGGCCGTGCCGCTGATCGAATCCGAGCGCCCGCTGGTGGGCACCGGTTCCGAATGGCGCGCCGCCAACGACTCCGGCGACGTGATCAAGGCCGAGAAGGACGGCGTGGTGACCTACGTCTCCGCCGACATCATCCGCACGATGAACGACGACGGCACGCAGTCCAGCTATAAGCTGGCCAAGTTCCAGCGTTCGAACCAGACCACCTGCTACAACCAGCGTCCGATCATCAAAGACGGCGAACGCGTCGAAGCCGGCACCGTGCTGGCCGACGGCCCCGCCATCGAAAAGGGCGAGCTGGCTCTGGGCAAGAACCTGCTCATCGCGTTCATGCCGTGGAACGGCTACAACTACGAGGACGCCATCATCATCTCGCAGCGCATCGTCCAGGACGACACGCTCAGCTCCATCCACATCGAGGAGTACGAGATCGACGCCCGCGAAACCAAGCTGGGCGCCGAGGAGATCACCCGCGACCTGCCGAACGTCGGTGAGGACGCGGTGGCCAACCTCGACGAGCGCGGCATCATCCGCATCGGCGCCGAGGTCGAGGCCGGCGACATCCTCGTCGGCAAGGTCACCCCGAAGGGCGAGACCGAGCTGACCCCGGAGGAGCGTCTGCTGCGCGCCATCTTCGGCGAGAAGTCCCGCGAGGTGCGCGACACCTCCCTGCGCGTGCCCCACGGCGAGACCGGCACCGTCATCGGCGTCAAGGAGATCACCCGCGAGGACGCCGAGGACGACGGCGACGAGCTGCCCAACGGCGTCAACCAGATGATCCGCGTGTACATCGCCCAGCACCGTAAGATCACGGTGGGCGACAAACTCTCCGGCCGCCACGGCAACAAGGGCTGCATCTCGCGCATCCTGCCCGAGGAGGACATGCCGTTCCTCGCGGACGGCACCCCGGTCGACATCATGCTCAACCCGCTTGGCGTGCCTTCGCGAATGAACCTCGGCCAGGTGCTCGAACTGCACCTCGGCTGGATCGCGCACTCCGGCTGGGACATCTCCCTCGATCCGAATATGGAGGCCGAGTGGAAGAAGCTCATCCCCGCCGGTGCCGAGAAGGCCGAACCGGGCACCCCGGTGGCCACCCCGGTGTTCGACGGCGTGCGCCCGGAGGCCCTCGAAGGCCTGCTGTCCACCACGCTGCCCAACCGCGACGGCGACCGTCTGGTCGGCCCCGACGGCAAGGCGACGCTGTTCGACGGCCGCACCGGCGAGCCCTTCGGCAAGCCGATCTCCGTGGGCTACATGTACATGCTGAAGCTGCACCACCTCGTGGACGACAAGATCCACGCCCGCTCCACCGGCCCGTACTCGATGATCACCCAGCAGCCGCTGGGCGGCAAGGCGCAGTTCGGCGGCCAGCGCTTCGGCGAGATGGAGGTGTGGGCCCTCGAGGCCTACGGCGCCGCGTACACGCTGCACGAGATGATGACCACCAAGTCCGATGACGTCGACGGCCGCGTGCGCGTCTACGGTGCCATCGTGAAGGGCGACAACCTGCCGCCGGCGGGCATCCCCGAGTCCTTCAAGGTGCTCCTGAAGGAAATGCAGTCCCTGTCCCTGAACGTCGAGGTGCTCAACGCGGAAGGCGTCGCCATCGACATGAAGGACGAGGACGACGATCCCGTCTCATCCTCCGACGACCTCGGCTTCAACATCGGCGCGCGTCCCGACGCGTCCGCCAAGGAAGACCAGATCGTCGACACGCCCGAATATCAGTGA
- a CDS encoding DNA-directed RNA polymerase subunit beta' has product MLDVNAFDKLRIGLATADDIRGWSHGEVKKPETINYRTLKPEKDGLFGEQIFGPTRDWECACGKYKRVRFKGIVCERCGVEVTKSRVRRERMGHIELAAPVTHIWFFKGVPSRLGYLLNVTPKDLERVIYFASYMVTEVDDEQRHTDLPGLQDEFDTEVKQLERRRDNEIEERAKKVEADLAELEAAGESKGPARAKLRNSAEREMAAIRQRFNDQISRLDAVFDKFKKLAPGDMIDDVDLWREMQDRYGDYFDGCMGAEAIKKRLQSLDLETISKELKEEIKDASEQRKTKALKRLKVVNAFLTTGNKPEAMVLDVIPVIPPDLRPMVQLDGGRFATSDLNDLYRRVINRNNRLKRLIELGAPEIMLNNEKRMLQEAVDSLFDNGRRGRPVTGASNRPLKSLSDMLKGKQGRFRQNLLGKRVDYSGRSVIVVGPSLRMHQCGLPKPMALELFKPFVIKRLVDLNYAQNMKSAKRLVDRGDSEVWGVLEEVIAEHPVLLNRAPTLHRLGIQAFEPILVEGKAIHLPPLACAAFNADFDGDQMAVHLPLSAEAQAEARSLMMSSDNILKPADGHTVTMPSQDMILGLYYLSTVVEGAKGQGRVFSSLDEAEMALDLHEIDMQAKVLIRLPQDFTLPTDWEPGEVQVVDPQPGSADVVKEERFHAGTVLFATSFGRILFNETLPTDYPFVNDQVAKGRLSNIVDDIAMRYSTQQVAATLDALKDLGFTRAPWSGVTMSFSDIATPPEGDAIIADYEQQAAKVNDQFDMGLLTAEDRREELISLWTECTDKVAEAMRDNFHDANNVNIMVQSGARGNWMQIRQIAGMRGLVANPKGEIIPRPVKSNYREGLSVLEYFISQHGARKGLADTALRTAESGYLTRRLVDVSQDVIVREEDCGTKAGLMLRVADRDSEGNLTLVKAADGGPYSRLLAADVIDPADGETVLFKRGDALSMDALNTLVEHGIEEVKCRSVLTCESKRGVCSKCYGWSLATNKLVDVGETVGIVAAQSIGEPGTQLTLRSFHSGGVASASDITQGLPRVTELFEARTPKGEAPITEFAGSIKVVENDRGRQIILTPDADSGAPTEDGVIKPITYLVSRRVPMLVKDGEHVKTGTQLVEGSVDPKKILTILGKRAAQVNIVEEVHNVYRSQGVDIHDKHIEVIVHQMTRRVTIIDSGDTDLLPGELVDNARFRSTNMATVKNGGKPAVGRPALMGITKASLATDSWLSAASFQETTRVLTEAALSQKVDDLKGLKENVIIGKLIPAGTGLARYRNAVVEPDKAIRDTIYPNFGLGGDMEAGADFSDADLSDVDFSNIDFGDLKLGDDFNPDDFLNDAGGQVDLGGDLGDVL; this is encoded by the coding sequence GTGCTGGATGTCAACGCTTTTGACAAACTGAGGATTGGTCTCGCCACCGCCGACGATATTCGCGGTTGGAGCCACGGCGAGGTCAAGAAGCCCGAAACCATCAACTACCGTACCCTCAAGCCCGAGAAGGACGGTCTGTTCGGCGAGCAGATCTTCGGTCCGACCCGCGACTGGGAGTGCGCCTGCGGCAAGTACAAGCGCGTGCGCTTCAAGGGCATCGTGTGCGAGCGATGCGGCGTCGAGGTGACCAAGAGCCGCGTGCGCCGCGAGCGCATGGGGCATATCGAACTGGCCGCCCCGGTGACGCATATCTGGTTCTTCAAGGGTGTACCGTCGCGTCTGGGCTACCTGCTCAACGTGACCCCGAAGGATCTGGAGCGCGTGATCTACTTCGCCTCCTATATGGTCACCGAGGTCGACGACGAGCAGCGCCACACGGATCTGCCCGGCCTGCAGGACGAGTTCGACACCGAGGTCAAGCAGCTGGAACGCCGCCGCGACAACGAGATCGAAGAGCGCGCCAAGAAGGTCGAGGCCGATCTGGCCGAGCTCGAGGCCGCCGGCGAATCCAAGGGACCCGCCCGCGCCAAGCTGCGCAACAGCGCCGAGCGCGAGATGGCCGCCATCCGCCAGCGTTTCAACGACCAGATCTCCCGTCTGGACGCCGTGTTCGACAAGTTCAAGAAGCTTGCCCCCGGCGACATGATCGACGATGTGGATCTGTGGCGTGAGATGCAGGACCGCTACGGCGACTACTTCGACGGCTGCATGGGTGCCGAGGCGATCAAGAAGCGTCTGCAGTCCCTCGACCTGGAGACCATCTCCAAGGAGCTGAAGGAAGAGATCAAGGACGCCTCCGAGCAGCGCAAGACCAAGGCCCTGAAGCGCCTCAAGGTCGTCAACGCCTTCCTGACCACCGGCAACAAGCCGGAGGCCATGGTGCTCGATGTGATCCCGGTCATCCCGCCGGACCTGCGCCCCATGGTGCAGCTCGACGGCGGCCGCTTCGCGACCTCCGACCTCAACGACCTCTACCGCCGCGTGATCAACCGCAACAACCGTTTGAAGCGCCTTATCGAGCTCGGCGCCCCCGAGATCATGCTCAACAACGAGAAGCGCATGCTCCAGGAGGCCGTCGATTCGCTGTTCGACAACGGCCGCCGCGGCCGCCCGGTCACCGGCGCCTCGAACCGCCCGCTCAAGTCCCTGTCCGACATGCTCAAGGGCAAGCAGGGCCGCTTCCGCCAGAACCTGCTCGGCAAGCGCGTGGACTACTCCGGCCGTTCCGTGATCGTGGTCGGCCCGTCCCTGCGCATGCACCAGTGCGGTCTGCCCAAGCCGATGGCGCTCGAGCTGTTCAAGCCCTTCGTCATCAAGCGTCTGGTGGATCTCAACTACGCGCAGAACATGAAGAGCGCCAAGCGTCTGGTCGACCGCGGCGACTCCGAAGTGTGGGGCGTGCTCGAAGAGGTCATCGCCGAGCATCCCGTGCTGCTCAACCGTGCGCCTACGCTGCATCGTCTGGGCATTCAGGCCTTCGAACCGATTCTGGTCGAAGGCAAGGCCATCCACCTGCCGCCGCTCGCCTGCGCCGCCTTCAACGCCGACTTCGACGGCGACCAGATGGCCGTGCATCTGCCGCTGAGCGCCGAAGCCCAGGCCGAGGCCCGTTCGCTGATGATGTCGTCCGACAACATCCTCAAGCCCGCCGACGGCCACACCGTGACCATGCCTTCGCAGGATATGATCCTCGGTCTGTACTACCTGTCCACCGTGGTGGAGGGTGCCAAGGGCCAGGGCCGTGTGTTCTCCTCGCTGGACGAGGCCGAGATGGCGCTCGACCTGCACGAGATCGATATGCAGGCCAAGGTGCTGATCCGCCTGCCTCAGGACTTCACCCTGCCCACCGATTGGGAGCCGGGCGAGGTGCAGGTCGTCGATCCGCAGCCGGGCAGCGCCGACGTCGTCAAAGAGGAGCGCTTCCACGCCGGCACCGTGCTGTTCGCCACCTCCTTCGGCCGCATTCTGTTCAACGAGACCCTGCCGACGGACTACCCGTTCGTCAACGACCAGGTCGCCAAGGGACGTCTGTCGAACATCGTCGACGACATCGCCATGCGTTACTCCACCCAGCAGGTGGCCGCCACGCTGGACGCCTTGAAGGATCTCGGCTTCACCCGCGCCCCGTGGTCCGGCGTGACCATGTCGTTCTCCGACATCGCCACCCCGCCGGAAGGCGACGCGATCATCGCCGACTACGAGCAGCAGGCCGCCAAGGTCAACGACCAGTTCGACATGGGCCTGCTCACCGCGGAGGATCGTCGTGAGGAGCTCATCAGCCTGTGGACCGAGTGCACCGACAAGGTGGCCGAGGCCATGCGCGACAACTTCCACGATGCCAACAACGTGAACATCATGGTGCAGTCGGGAGCGCGAGGCAACTGGATGCAGATCCGCCAGATCGCGGGTATGCGAGGCCTCGTGGCCAACCCGAAGGGCGAGATCATCCCCCGTCCGGTCAAGTCCAACTACCGTGAGGGCCTGTCCGTGCTGGAGTACTTCATCTCGCAGCACGGCGCCCGTAAGGGTCTGGCCGATACCGCACTGCGTACCGCCGAGTCGGGCTACCTGACCCGTCGTCTGGTCGACGTCTCCCAGGACGTGATCGTGCGCGAAGAGGACTGCGGCACCAAGGCCGGCCTCATGCTGCGCGTGGCCGATCGCGACTCCGAAGGCAACCTGACGCTGGTCAAGGCCGCCGACGGTGGCCCGTACTCCCGTCTGCTCGCGGCCGACGTCATCGACCCGGCCGACGGCGAGACCGTGCTGTTCAAGCGTGGCGACGCCCTGTCGATGGACGCGCTCAACACGCTTGTCGAGCATGGCATCGAAGAGGTCAAGTGCCGTTCCGTGCTCACCTGCGAATCCAAGCGTGGCGTGTGCTCCAAGTGCTACGGCTGGTCGCTGGCCACCAACAAGCTGGTCGACGTCGGCGAAACCGTCGGTATCGTCGCCGCCCAGTCCATCGGCGAGCCCGGCACCCAGCTGACGCTGCGTTCCTTCCACTCCGGTGGCGTCGCTTCGGCTTCCGATATCACGCAGGGTCTTCCCCGTGTCACCGAGTTGTTCGAAGCCCGTACCCCGAAGGGTGAGGCGCCGATCACCGAATTCGCCGGCTCCATCAAGGTCGTCGAGAACGACCGTGGCCGCCAGATCATCCTCACCCCGGACGCCGATTCCGGCGCTCCGACCGAGGACGGCGTGATCAAGCCGATCACGTATCTGGTGTCCCGCCGCGTGCCGATGCTCGTCAAGGACGGCGAACATGTCAAGACCGGCACCCAGCTGGTTGAAGGCTCCGTCGATCCGAAGAAGATCCTCACGATCCTCGGCAAGCGCGCCGCCCAGGTGAACATCGTGGAGGAGGTGCACAACGTGTACCGCTCCCAGGGCGTGGATATCCACGACAAGCACATCGAGGTCATCGTGCATCAGATGACCCGCCGCGTCACCATCATCGACTCCGGCGACACCGATCTGCTGCCCGGCGAGCTGGTGGACAACGCCCGCTTCCGCTCCACCAACATGGCGACCGTGAAGAACGGCGGCAAGCCCGCCGTCGGACGTCCGGCGCTGATGGGCATCACCAAGGCCTCGCTGGCCACCGACTCGTGGCTGTCGGCCGCCTCCTTCCAGGAGACGACCCGCGTGCTCACCGAAGCCGCCCTGAGCCAGAAGGTCGACGACCTGAAGGGCCTCAAGGAGAACGTCATCATCGGTAAGCTCATCCCGGCCGGTACGGGCCTCGCCCGCTACCGCAACGCCGTGGTCGAGCCCGACAAGGCGATTCGCGACACCATCTACCCGAACTTCGGTCTGGGTGGCGATATGGAAGCCGGAGC